The Methanocorpusculum vombati genome has a window encoding:
- the nifS gene encoding cysteine desulfurase NifS encodes MDHAATTYAAPEVVEAMLPYFSEKFGNPSSVYSIGQENKAAIDAARAKVAAAINAEPNEIYFTAGGSESDNWVLKGVAFANIRKGKHIITTAVEHHAILHAAEWLQSQGFEVTYLPVDRYGMVSPADVEKAIRPDTILISVMYANNEVGTIQPVAEIGAIAKAHGIYFHTDAVQAVGHVPIDVKAEHIDMLSLSGHKFYGPKGIGALYIRRGVRISNLIHGGAQESKHRAGTENVPGIVGIGAAIERAVRVMPQESARLTALRDHLITELLKIPASHLNGHPTKRLPNNVNITFEYIEGEGILLLLNMFGICASTGSACNSASLEPSHVLTAMGVPHEIAHGSVRLTLGELNTEEDVSYVLEKLPEIIHKLRSMSPLTPEELR; translated from the coding sequence ATGGATCATGCCGCAACAACATATGCGGCGCCGGAGGTTGTGGAGGCGATGCTTCCGTACTTCTCCGAAAAGTTCGGCAACCCGTCGTCGGTGTACAGCATCGGCCAGGAGAACAAAGCGGCAATTGATGCAGCTCGTGCGAAGGTTGCGGCGGCCATCAATGCGGAGCCAAACGAGATTTACTTTACCGCCGGCGGTTCTGAATCCGATAACTGGGTGCTCAAAGGTGTTGCCTTTGCCAATATCCGGAAAGGAAAACACATCATCACTACCGCAGTCGAGCATCACGCGATTCTGCACGCAGCCGAGTGGCTGCAGTCCCAGGGTTTTGAGGTGACCTATCTGCCGGTGGACCGCTACGGTATGGTGTCGCCTGCGGATGTGGAGAAAGCGATTCGTCCGGATACGATCCTCATCTCCGTCATGTATGCCAACAATGAGGTTGGAACCATCCAGCCGGTTGCAGAGATCGGGGCAATTGCCAAAGCGCACGGAATTTATTTCCACACCGATGCCGTGCAGGCGGTTGGTCATGTCCCGATTGATGTAAAGGCCGAACACATCGATATGCTTTCGCTGTCCGGGCATAAGTTCTACGGGCCGAAAGGTATCGGTGCACTCTATATCCGGCGCGGCGTGCGGATTTCAAATCTGATCCACGGCGGTGCCCAGGAGAGTAAACACCGTGCGGGAACCGAGAATGTCCCGGGCATTGTTGGTATCGGTGCCGCGATTGAGCGGGCTGTCCGCGTGATGCCGCAGGAGTCAGCACGGCTGACTGCTCTGCGGGATCACCTGATTACCGAACTTCTCAAAATTCCGGCGAGTCACTTAAACGGTCACCCGACAAAGCGTCTGCCGAACAATGTGAACATCACGTTTGAGTACATCGAAGGAGAGGGTATTCTGCTGCTGCTCAATATGTTCGGCATCTGTGCATCCACCGGCAGTGCCTGCAACTCTGCTTCCCTTGAACCGTCCCATGTGCTGACGGCGATGGGCGTTCCGCATGAAATTGCCCATGGGTCGGTTCGTCTGACTCTTGGTGAGCTGAACACAGAGGAGGATGTTTCGTATGTTCTGGAAAAACTTCCGGAGATTATTCACAAGCTCCGGTCGATGTCTCCCCTTACCCCTGAGGAGCTGAGATAA
- a CDS encoding LL-diaminopimelate aminotransferase, with protein sequence MYAKRLDNLPPYLFAQIDAIKAQKRAEGVDLIDLGVGDPDLATPAHIVDALCEAARDPATHHYPDYLGMIEYRKAVAAWYKNRFGITLDPAKEVLALIGSKEGIAHIPEAFVNPGDYVLASDPGYPVYKTSTLFAEGKCYNMPLLEENDFLPDYDAIPKNIVAGAKLMFIGYPNNPTGAVAPMKFFNETVEFAKNNDIIVVHDNAYSEISYDGYKAPSFLQASGAMDVGIETHSLSKTYNMTGWRIGMAVGNADLIGAFGRVKTNIDSGAFDAVQRAAIVALTGSQDCVAHACAIYQERRDALVAGLQSLGFTVHVPKATFYVWMKVNNSVEFTQRMINEAGIVVTPGTGFGPNGEGYVRFAITRPVERISEAIARMKEHNITGN encoded by the coding sequence ATGTACGCAAAACGCCTGGACAACTTACCACCCTATCTGTTTGCCCAGATCGACGCTATCAAAGCACAGAAACGTGCCGAAGGCGTTGACCTCATTGACCTCGGAGTAGGAGATCCCGACCTTGCGACTCCCGCACACATCGTTGATGCGCTGTGCGAAGCCGCCCGTGATCCGGCAACCCACCACTATCCCGACTATCTCGGCATGATCGAGTACCGCAAAGCGGTCGCCGCCTGGTACAAAAACCGGTTCGGCATCACCCTCGATCCTGCCAAAGAAGTTCTGGCACTCATCGGCTCCAAGGAGGGAATCGCACATATCCCTGAGGCGTTTGTAAACCCGGGAGACTACGTGCTTGCATCCGACCCGGGTTACCCCGTCTACAAGACCTCCACGCTCTTTGCCGAAGGAAAATGCTACAACATGCCGCTCCTTGAGGAAAACGATTTCCTTCCCGACTATGATGCAATCCCCAAAAACATTGTGGCCGGCGCAAAACTGATGTTCATCGGCTACCCGAACAACCCGACCGGCGCGGTAGCACCCATGAAATTCTTCAACGAAACCGTCGAGTTCGCCAAAAACAATGACATCATCGTCGTCCACGACAATGCATACTCGGAGATTTCCTACGACGGCTACAAGGCGCCCTCTTTCTTACAGGCAAGCGGTGCAATGGACGTCGGTATTGAGACGCATTCCCTCTCCAAAACCTATAACATGACCGGCTGGCGGATTGGCATGGCCGTCGGAAATGCCGACCTCATCGGTGCATTCGGCCGCGTCAAAACCAACATCGATTCGGGAGCGTTCGATGCAGTCCAGCGCGCCGCAATCGTGGCACTTACCGGCTCGCAGGACTGTGTCGCACATGCCTGTGCTATTTATCAGGAACGCCGCGACGCACTCGTTGCAGGCCTTCAGTCCCTCGGTTTCACCGTTCACGTTCCCAAAGCAACATTCTATGTCTGGATGAAGGTGAACAACTCCGTTGAGTTCACCCAGAGAATGATCAACGAAGCAGGCATCGTTGTTACCCCCGGAACCGGCTTTGGTCCGAATGGTGAAGGTTACGTCCGCTTCGCCATCACCCGCCCGGTAGAACGCATCAGCGAAGCCATTGCCCGCATGAAAGAACACAACATCACCGGTAACTGA
- the hisI gene encoding phosphoribosyl-AMP cyclohydrolase: MADLLDSLTYDGGLIPVIVQDAATRTVLMFAYANPEAVALTRDTGFAHYYSRSRQKLWKKGEESGHLQKVCEIRVDCDADCLLYLVEQTGCACHEGYFSCFFRTIDGRTILPLLKDPQKIYHKIQ; the protein is encoded by the coding sequence ATGGCCGACTTACTCGACTCCCTCACTTATGACGGCGGACTCATTCCCGTGATCGTTCAGGACGCCGCAACCCGGACCGTCCTCATGTTTGCCTACGCAAACCCCGAAGCCGTCGCGCTCACCAGAGATACAGGATTTGCCCACTACTACAGCCGTTCAAGACAGAAACTCTGGAAAAAAGGAGAAGAGTCCGGCCACCTGCAAAAGGTCTGCGAGATCCGTGTTGACTGCGACGCCGACTGTCTCCTCTACCTTGTGGAACAGACCGGCTGTGCATGCCACGAAGGATACTTCAGCTGCTTTTTCCGTACCATTGACGGCAGGACCATACTCCCCTTACTTAAAGACCCGCAGAAAATCTATCACAAAATACAGTAG
- the leuS gene encoding leucine--tRNA ligase, producing MSEIEQEIRKTWIPAFESNPAEDKEKFYINVAFPYPSGAMHVGHGRTYIVPDVVARFWRMQGKQVLFPMAFHVTGAPVLGIAKRIAKKDEKTLKLYGGLYRVPQETLDSFTDPIVIVNYFADEYERVMKQLGLSIDWRRRFTTIIPQYSKFIEWQYSHIYGQGKVVKGEYPVRYCPNCDQPVGDHDLLEGDSAEIMHFVFVKYPFGEFVIPTATLRPETIFGVTNLWANPEVTYLKAEVDGEKWIISREAAEKLRMQKHTVTEIGTISGADLVDQAATHPVSGAAVPILPASFVDPDMGSGLVMSVPAHAPFDYIALRDLQQQGKYTDIVPIPLVTVPNFGKIPAQEIVENNKIPHQDDPRMDELTQELYTAEFSKGKLNENCGEHAGKSVRQAREDVTREFVDTRGSIVFHDMSEKRVICRCGNRVYVKILDDQWFLNYADPAWKEQIHAQLPKVALVPPEVRAEFERTVDWLKEWPCTRRVGLGTHVPWDPKWLFEPLSDSTIYMSYYTIAHKITKIDAEKLTPAVFDYIFLGIGDCNALPVDAATLKELRSEFLYWYPYDYRFSAKDLISNHLTFQLFHHRAIFPDELQPKGMVVFGMGLLNGMKMSSSKGNVFLLEDAANEFGADTVRMFLVGSAEPWQDFDWRNELVLSVKKQIERMWQMVLDASSASGSAPIDAWLISRLQHRIDAATKALAAFQTRQALQEAYNGIVSDLAWYRRRLPEGSSGTAVLHEVTSAWIRLMAPVIPYTAEKLWAETGHEGLVSFAPWPVADPALVNGDIEVSEELLLRTVEDIQSILKLVQIEAKKVTLFVAPAWKHQVFGIVAAAEDKRNVVKTVMADADLRAKGKEATDAAVQTVKLIHSLPPELVASIAAGVDEFAIFSAAQAFLEKESGLAVEIVAAESSAHPKGRMALPFKPAIVIE from the coding sequence ATGAGTGAAATTGAGCAGGAAATCCGCAAAACATGGATTCCTGCCTTTGAGTCGAATCCCGCAGAAGACAAGGAAAAGTTCTATATCAACGTTGCATTCCCCTATCCGAGCGGTGCAATGCATGTCGGCCACGGCAGGACTTATATCGTGCCGGATGTGGTTGCACGGTTCTGGAGGATGCAGGGGAAGCAGGTGCTGTTCCCGATGGCATTCCATGTTACCGGTGCCCCGGTACTCGGTATTGCAAAGCGGATTGCAAAAAAGGATGAAAAGACCCTGAAACTCTACGGCGGTCTCTACCGCGTGCCGCAGGAGACGCTGGATTCCTTTACGGATCCGATTGTGATCGTGAACTACTTCGCCGATGAGTACGAGCGCGTGATGAAACAGCTTGGTCTTTCGATCGACTGGCGCCGCCGGTTCACGACGATTATTCCGCAGTACAGCAAGTTCATTGAGTGGCAGTACTCCCACATCTATGGTCAGGGCAAGGTTGTCAAAGGTGAGTACCCGGTACGGTACTGCCCGAACTGTGATCAGCCGGTGGGTGATCATGATCTGCTGGAGGGTGACTCGGCAGAGATTATGCATTTCGTGTTTGTGAAGTATCCGTTCGGTGAGTTTGTTATCCCGACGGCAACACTCCGGCCTGAGACGATCTTCGGGGTGACGAATCTGTGGGCAAACCCGGAGGTTACGTACCTGAAGGCAGAGGTTGACGGCGAGAAGTGGATCATCAGCCGGGAAGCGGCGGAGAAACTCCGGATGCAGAAACACACGGTGACCGAGATTGGTACGATCTCCGGCGCAGACCTCGTGGACCAGGCAGCGACACATCCGGTTTCGGGTGCTGCGGTGCCGATCCTTCCGGCATCGTTTGTTGATCCGGATATGGGTTCGGGTTTGGTGATGAGCGTTCCGGCACATGCACCGTTTGATTACATTGCACTCCGCGATCTCCAGCAGCAGGGCAAATATACGGACATTGTCCCCATTCCGCTGGTGACTGTCCCCAACTTCGGAAAGATTCCGGCACAGGAGATTGTAGAGAACAATAAGATTCCGCATCAGGATGATCCCCGGATGGATGAGCTGACGCAGGAACTGTACACGGCGGAGTTTTCCAAAGGTAAACTGAACGAGAACTGTGGTGAGCATGCAGGCAAATCTGTGCGTCAGGCACGTGAGGATGTGACCCGCGAGTTTGTGGATACACGCGGAAGTATTGTCTTCCATGATATGAGCGAGAAGCGCGTTATCTGCCGCTGCGGTAACCGCGTGTATGTGAAAATTCTGGATGATCAGTGGTTCCTGAACTATGCAGACCCGGCATGGAAGGAGCAGATTCATGCCCAGCTGCCGAAAGTGGCACTGGTACCGCCGGAGGTCAGGGCTGAGTTTGAGCGCACAGTTGACTGGCTGAAGGAATGGCCGTGTACCCGCCGTGTGGGTCTGGGCACGCATGTACCGTGGGATCCGAAGTGGCTGTTTGAGCCGCTGTCCGACTCGACGATCTATATGTCGTATTACACGATCGCCCACAAGATTACGAAGATCGATGCGGAGAAGCTGACGCCTGCGGTGTTTGATTACATCTTCCTCGGAATCGGGGACTGTAATGCTCTGCCGGTGGATGCGGCTACTCTGAAAGAGCTTCGTTCCGAATTCCTGTACTGGTATCCGTACGATTACCGGTTCAGTGCAAAGGATCTGATCTCAAACCACCTGACGTTCCAGCTGTTCCACCACCGGGCAATTTTCCCGGACGAGCTTCAGCCGAAAGGTATGGTTGTGTTCGGCATGGGTCTTCTGAACGGCATGAAGATGTCGTCGTCGAAGGGCAATGTGTTCCTGCTGGAGGATGCGGCAAACGAGTTCGGTGCGGATACGGTTCGTATGTTCCTGGTGGGCAGTGCGGAGCCGTGGCAGGACTTTGACTGGAGAAATGAACTGGTTCTGTCGGTGAAGAAGCAGATCGAACGCATGTGGCAGATGGTGCTGGACGCTTCTTCGGCAAGCGGGTCTGCACCGATTGATGCATGGCTGATCTCCCGTCTGCAGCACCGGATTGATGCGGCTACGAAGGCGCTTGCGGCGTTCCAGACCCGGCAGGCTTTGCAGGAGGCATACAACGGTATTGTTTCGGATCTTGCCTGGTACCGCCGCCGGCTGCCGGAGGGTTCAAGCGGTACGGCTGTGCTCCATGAGGTTACTTCCGCATGGATTCGCCTGATGGCTCCGGTTATTCCCTATACCGCAGAGAAGCTGTGGGCGGAGACGGGGCACGAAGGTCTTGTTTCCTTTGCTCCCTGGCCGGTTGCGGATCCGGCACTGGTAAACGGGGACATTGAGGTTTCCGAAGAGCTGCTCCTGCGGACGGTTGAAGATATCCAGTCGATCCTGAAGCTGGTGCAGATCGAAGCAAAGAAAGTGACGCTGTTTGTGGCACCGGCATGGAAGCATCAGGTGTTCGGTATCGTTGCCGCTGCCGAGGATAAGCGCAATGTGGTGAAGACGGTAATGGCTGATGCGGATCTGCGTGCAAAGGGCAAGGAGGCAACGGATGCAGCTGTCCAGACGGTGAAGCTGATTCACAGTCTGCCGCCGGAGCTTGTGGCATCGATTGCCGCAGGTGTGGATGAGTTTGCAATTTTCTCTGCAGCACAGGCATTCCTGGAGAAGGAGTCAGGCCTTGCGGTTGAGATTGTTGCGGCAGAGTCAAGTGCACATCCGAAGGGACGTATGGCACTGCCGTTTAAGCCTGCAATTGTAATAGAATAA
- a CDS encoding PINc/VapC family ATPase, which translates to MILVPDTSVVIDGRVTALIEQGEYRGATIIIPEAVFAELEAQANQGREIGFSGLAELQKLCRMKDEGLINLEYVGVRPKLEQVKLAGGGEIDSMIREVAIAHNATFLTSDYVQAEVARAKGINVVFLRPEITDNFAPLLIDAFFDENTFAVYLKERVAPYARKGTIRESKLVTIRDAPATEYELRAIAQECLERAKRHPDGFVEVEMPGVTVSQIGSMRITTTRPPFSDGIEITIVRPTREVSFDSYNYAAALKERLNIGNGGMLIVGTPGSGKSTLEQNIATYLSAENYIVKTIESPRDLMVPDKITQYTALDGSISATGEVLTLLRPDYVVFDEMRRSEELAVFADLRLSGIRVIGGLHARSAPDALIRLASLVDLNLIPQIVATVVFVKSGDITDLYSVSTVFGVPAALERIGDPQVRPIVRFTNIITGVVAAEAFRYEGEVTVTSGGGIHPAEQPQTSSAAVQVINAAPAEVVETTATSVTESSPVEDGAEDDASHIPPPIHTMPTYEVTEDNPAWLVLEKEIQKEICRFTEGEIIVRMINDTKAAVYIEDADVPAAIGKAGKNIAAVVSKVGVGIDVRPLSDLPGREVSTPAAPTGTAAAGAFKIRSEKKQLALICPEYSNKIVDLFSGKEYLFTATVDARGEIHLARNSSIAMEMIRRYGAGEELKIRPVD; encoded by the coding sequence ATGATACTCGTACCGGATACAAGCGTCGTCATCGACGGACGCGTCACCGCCCTCATAGAACAGGGTGAATATCGTGGCGCAACGATAATTATACCCGAAGCCGTCTTCGCCGAACTCGAAGCACAGGCCAATCAGGGAAGAGAAATAGGGTTCTCCGGCCTCGCAGAACTACAGAAGCTTTGCAGAATGAAGGACGAAGGACTCATCAATCTTGAATATGTAGGCGTTCGCCCCAAACTGGAACAGGTCAAACTCGCCGGTGGGGGAGAGATTGACAGCATGATCCGGGAGGTTGCCATCGCCCACAATGCAACGTTCCTGACCAGTGACTACGTCCAGGCCGAGGTCGCGCGTGCAAAAGGAATCAACGTCGTCTTCCTCAGACCGGAAATCACCGACAACTTTGCCCCGCTGTTAATCGATGCATTCTTCGACGAAAACACCTTCGCCGTATATCTCAAGGAACGTGTCGCGCCCTACGCCCGCAAAGGAACAATCCGCGAATCAAAACTTGTCACTATCCGTGATGCACCCGCAACCGAATATGAACTGCGGGCAATTGCACAGGAGTGTCTCGAGCGCGCCAAACGCCACCCGGACGGATTTGTCGAGGTTGAAATGCCGGGTGTTACCGTATCGCAGATCGGCTCCATGCGCATCACCACAACACGCCCGCCGTTCTCGGACGGTATCGAAATAACCATCGTCCGGCCGACCCGCGAGGTCTCCTTTGACTCCTACAACTATGCAGCCGCACTCAAAGAACGGCTGAACATCGGAAACGGCGGTATGCTCATCGTCGGAACTCCGGGTTCGGGCAAGTCAACCCTTGAACAGAACATTGCGACCTACCTTTCCGCAGAAAACTACATTGTCAAGACCATCGAGTCGCCGCGCGACCTCATGGTGCCGGACAAGATCACCCAGTACACTGCTCTTGACGGCAGCATCTCCGCAACCGGCGAGGTGCTTACCCTGCTCCGGCCCGACTACGTGGTGTTTGACGAAATGCGCAGATCCGAGGAGCTTGCAGTCTTCGCCGATCTCCGCCTCTCCGGCATCCGGGTCATCGGCGGCCTGCACGCGCGTTCAGCACCGGATGCATTAATCCGGCTTGCAAGCCTCGTGGACCTCAATCTCATCCCGCAGATCGTCGCAACGGTGGTCTTTGTCAAGAGCGGCGACATCACCGATCTGTACAGTGTCAGTACAGTCTTTGGAGTACCTGCAGCACTTGAAAGAATCGGCGACCCGCAGGTCAGACCTATTGTCCGGTTTACGAACATTATCACAGGTGTTGTTGCCGCTGAGGCATTCCGCTACGAAGGCGAAGTTACCGTCACTTCCGGCGGCGGTATTCACCCTGCAGAACAGCCGCAGACATCATCCGCAGCTGTGCAGGTGATCAATGCAGCTCCCGCAGAGGTCGTCGAGACAACCGCCACCTCCGTGACGGAATCCTCCCCCGTGGAAGATGGCGCCGAGGATGACGCATCCCATATCCCGCCGCCGATTCATACTATGCCGACCTATGAGGTCACCGAGGATAATCCTGCATGGCTCGTCCTCGAAAAAGAGATCCAAAAAGAGATCTGCCGCTTCACCGAAGGTGAGATCATCGTCAGAATGATCAATGACACCAAAGCTGCGGTCTATATTGAAGATGCAGATGTTCCGGCAGCCATCGGCAAAGCCGGAAAGAACATTGCCGCAGTTGTCAGTAAAGTGGGTGTCGGTATTGACGTCCGCCCGCTAAGTGACCTGCCGGGACGGGAGGTCTCTACTCCGGCAGCACCGACCGGCACAGCCGCTGCCGGTGCATTCAAGATCAGAAGTGAGAAAAAGCAGCTCGCGCTCATCTGCCCGGAATACAGCAACAAGATCGTTGATCTCTTCTCGGGCAAGGAGTACCTGTTCACCGCAACGGTTGATGCACGCGGCGAGATTCATCTTGCCCGGAACAGCAGCATCGCCATGGAGATGATCCGCCGCTACGGTGCAGGCGAGGAGCTGAAGATTCGTCCGGTGGACTAA
- the lysA gene encoding diaminopimelate decarboxylase gives MNLPESLSIQGGHLYCGGVDTVELAKKFGTPLYVTNETHVIKNFRRFEAALRTYTDNVQLLYAAKANENPVLIQTLAREGAGADVFSLGEMRAALEGGMPPEKLLFNGSSKTAADLRAAVEHGIKISVDSVDELHQLDAITREMKKTAKIGFRVNPEINVPTHPKIATGIKNSKFGIPAEMILDAYAEALACEYIVPVGMHCHIGSQILEIEPFRIACGVIMNVAKEITRLGVKLEFVDFGGGLGIPYHRGENPDAAPTPEEYAAAVMPVFVDACKDAGISPAFWVEPGRWMVGESTILLTGVNSVKTVHKTFINVDAGFNLLIRPAMYDSWHEVVVANKADAPAAIIATVTGPICETGDILAADRSLPETVTGDVIAVLDAGAYGYAMSSQYNSRPRCPEVLVNGDKAELMRRAETYEDMTATVVYPSWHRK, from the coding sequence ATGAATCTTCCCGAATCACTTTCCATTCAGGGCGGCCACCTCTACTGCGGCGGCGTTGATACCGTAGAGCTTGCAAAAAAATTCGGTACCCCGCTCTACGTCACCAACGAAACCCATGTAATCAAAAACTTCCGCCGCTTTGAAGCAGCCCTCAGAACATATACGGACAACGTCCAGCTGCTCTATGCCGCAAAAGCAAATGAAAATCCGGTCCTCATCCAGACCCTCGCACGCGAGGGTGCAGGGGCAGATGTCTTCTCCTTAGGTGAGATGCGTGCGGCCCTGGAAGGCGGTATGCCTCCGGAAAAACTGCTTTTCAACGGCAGTTCCAAGACCGCTGCCGATCTCCGGGCGGCAGTTGAACACGGGATCAAAATCTCCGTGGACTCCGTTGACGAACTTCATCAGCTCGATGCCATCACCAGAGAGATGAAGAAGACCGCAAAAATCGGATTCCGTGTTAATCCGGAGATCAACGTCCCGACCCATCCGAAGATTGCAACCGGTATCAAAAACAGCAAGTTCGGCATTCCGGCAGAGATGATCCTTGACGCCTACGCCGAAGCGCTTGCCTGCGAGTACATCGTTCCGGTCGGCATGCACTGCCATATCGGGTCACAGATTCTGGAGATAGAGCCGTTCAGAATCGCCTGCGGTGTCATTATGAATGTGGCAAAAGAGATCACCCGACTCGGTGTCAAACTGGAGTTTGTGGATTTCGGCGGAGGTCTTGGCATTCCGTATCACCGCGGGGAAAACCCGGATGCAGCCCCGACTCCGGAGGAGTACGCCGCAGCGGTCATGCCCGTTTTCGTGGATGCCTGTAAAGATGCCGGCATCTCGCCTGCATTCTGGGTCGAACCCGGACGCTGGATGGTCGGCGAATCCACCATTCTGCTGACCGGTGTCAACTCGGTCAAGACTGTCCACAAGACCTTTATCAACGTGGATGCGGGATTCAATCTTCTGATCCGTCCGGCAATGTATGATTCCTGGCACGAAGTGGTGGTGGCAAACAAGGCCGACGCACCTGCAGCGATCATCGCAACCGTTACCGGCCCAATTTGCGAGACCGGCGACATTCTTGCCGCTGACCGGAGCCTTCCGGAGACCGTGACCGGTGATGTTATCGCGGTTCTGGATGCAGGAGCATACGGCTATGCCATGTCTTCGCAGTACAACAGCCGTCCGCGGTGTCCGGAAGTCCTTGTCAACGGCGATAAAGCCGAACTGATGCGCCGCGCCGAAACCTACGAGGACATGACGGCTACCGTCGTGTATCCGTCCTGGCACAGGAAGTAA
- the nifU gene encoding Fe-S cluster assembly scaffold protein NifU translates to MYSEKVMDHFMNPRNVGVIEDANGVGEEGNPSCGDIMKMYLKVENDRIVDAKFQTFGCGAAIASSSMATEMIKGKTLEEAWQLSNKAVAEALDGLPPIKMHCSVLAEETIHKAINDYLVKNGREPWGEPASCSSCGHDCDTCGE, encoded by the coding sequence ATGTACAGTGAAAAAGTTATGGATCATTTCATGAACCCGCGGAATGTGGGTGTCATTGAAGATGCGAATGGTGTCGGCGAAGAAGGAAACCCTTCCTGCGGCGATATCATGAAGATGTACCTGAAAGTTGAGAACGACAGAATTGTAGACGCAAAGTTCCAGACCTTCGGCTGCGGGGCTGCAATTGCTTCCAGCAGTATGGCGACCGAGATGATCAAGGGCAAGACTCTGGAAGAGGCCTGGCAGCTTTCCAATAAAGCGGTTGCAGAAGCGCTTGATGGTCTGCCGCCGATCAAAATGCACTGTTCGGTCCTTGCGGAGGAGACGATTCACAAGGCGATTAATGATTATCTGGTCAAAAACGGCCGGGAACCCTGGGGCGAACCTGCATCGTGTTCCTCCTGCGGTCACGACTGCGACACCTGCGGCGAGTGA